TTGTGGCTGGTGTTGCAGGTACAACTTGGACAACAACATGGATGGTTTCTACATTGCTCCTGCTTTCATGGACAAGCTTGTTGTTCACATTACCAAGAACTACATGACCCTGCCAAACATCAAGGTATAGTTCAATATCTTACTCCTCATTTCTTATTTAGTCATAACACTATATTTATAGATAACGGTATCTTAGCGGAGcttaatactattaaaataataatttaatagtttaaaacggttatatgtaaaatttatttttttattatatataataacataatttaataaaatcaaaattttagttctattttttatttatcgtgggaaaaataattaaattaatattatatacttAATTTTAGAGACAAATGCAGTGATTATCAAACTGTTGTTATTAATTTATGGGTATAATTaaagtatataaaataataatttaatgctGTTGTCTCAGTAACAGTGTAACTAATGTAATCGGACCCTTTTGTAATATTTTAAGTAAAGATTGAACAAAGTCTGTTTCATTGTCTCAGGTTCCTCTCATTTTGGGTATCTGGGGAGGCAAAGGTCAAGGAAAATCCTTCCAGTGCGAGCTTGTCTTTGCCAAGATGGGAATTAAGTGAGTCCATGTCTTGTTGTTTATTAATAATAGAACAAAATATTAATACAGGAACTTGTCTTGATTGTTTCTGTGTATGACACACATTTCAGCCCAATCATGATGAGTGCCGGAGAATTGGAAAGTGGAAACGCCGGTGAACCCGCCAAGCTCATCAGGCAAAGGTACCGTGAGGCAGCTGATATCATCAAGAAGAAGGGAAAAATGTGCTGCCTCTTCATCAACGATCTCGATGCCGGAGCTGGTAGACTTGGAGGAACTACACAATACACTGTCAACAACCAGATGGTGAATGCTACACTCATGAACATTGCCGATAACCCAACAAACGTGCAACTTCCCGGTATGTACAACAAGGAAGAGAATCCCCGTGTCCCTATCATCGTCACCGGTAACGATTTCTCGACATTGTATGCTCCACTTATCCGTGATGGTCGTATGGAGAAATTCTACTGGGCACCTACCAGGGATGATAGAATTGGTGTCTGCACTGGAATCTTCAGAACTGATGGTGTTCCACCGGAAGACATTGTTAAGCTTGTTGATACCTTCCCAGGACAATCCATTGGTCAgttgatggaaaaaaaaaaaaaaaaaaaaaaaagaagaaaatttatATTGTAAAATCTTAGAGTTTAAggaaatttatttcattatgcAGACTTCTTCGGTGCTGTGAGGGCAAGAGTTTACGATGATGAAGTGAGGAAGTGGGTTTCAGGCGTAGGAGTGGAAACCATTGGAAAGAAACTTGTGAACTCAAGAGAAGGACCCCCAACATTCGAGCAACCAAAGATGAACCTGGACAAGCTCCTTGAGTACGGACAGATGCTTGTCCAAGAGCAAGAGAATGTGAAGAGAGTTCAATTGGCTGACAAGTACTTGAGTGAGGCTGCTCTTGGTGAGGCCAACCAAGATTCCATTGATAGAGGAACATTCTACGGTTAGCTCCCTTGATCCTAATAAAGGCCTTGATGTGGAGGTTTGCATCTAACAAATCTTACAAGAACATGTTTGTCTGAATCACCCAAGAGTCTCCTTAagctttttttttgcttttgttgttgttgttgcagGTCAAGCTGCCCAGCAAGTTAATATACCAGTTCCTGAAGGTTGCACTGATCCAGGTGCATCAAACTTTGATCCAACTGCTAGGAGTGATGATGGGAGCTGCACTTACAAGTTCTAGGCCTTTTTATTGGGATTTTTTTATGTTAATCTGTGGAAGGATAATCACTTCCAAACTCATTTGGGATTTGTCAACCTATAATGTTTCCTTGTCTTGAATGGATTTCTATCCTCTAATTTTGTGTGATTATTACAATTTTCAATCATCTTAAACCAGTGGTTTGTTTCCTACCACCAACTTTAGAGAATTATTTACTTGTGGCTTGAAAGACTCcatattcataattaataaatttgaaaattttattattaaaatataaaaataattactaatcTACTAGATCATTTTTATTCATGTGTCGTAATGTAAGTGGCGGAAAGTAAACCACCTGCATCACACAGATATGAGAGTTCCCATATAGACTGAGAAATTCTCTGGATTGTAGATATGAGAAATTTcacatataattaaattaattaaaaaaaaaaagagaggggAAAAGAATGAAgataattaactaaaaataaaagaaagaagagaaaggaaAGAGAGGAAAAAGAATGGAGATGGAAGAAAAATAGTTAGTTAAGCAAAGGTTTTACGTACACTTTTTCAtagaaaaaatgaaagaaattttaaattttaaagttataaaGTTTAATAAATCAAGTGAAATTTTGGTCGATTCATATTTTTCActtgatttattattaatttttttaatttaatcacaATTTAAgtgtatttataatttatcttatatatttaattaattaaaatatagaataaaattaataatgtcACTGttggaataaataattataaaatttagatatatttaaGATTGATCCTGTAGATTCAGAGTGAAAACCATAAGATTCTCATAACAATGGATAAGACAGTTTAACAAATATTTTATCAACTCTATCTTCCATTCCATATCATgtcaaaatcaaatttaaaattttattaatttaaaggaTATTacgataaatattaaaattaataataaaaattttataataatattaattaatatactgtaataatataaataattatcgcaaataatactaaaaaaatataatacaaaaattaatttttcatgtaTTGGCTTGCATAGTTTGAATCGAATagtcgtttttttttttttttcctactaCGAGTAAGGCTTGTTGTTCAAAGGTTCACGTCTGGATTGGGCTCATCACTTTTGGTTACCAGCCCATATCTTTTGTTAAAACAAActctctctcctttttttcCCTCTTTTAAAGGTAGAATTCATTGCAATAGAAGACCAAAGCCcagtttttttctctttttttttaaaaaaagtcctAGAACAGAAGCTCTAAGCCTGGATTCGACCCACAAGAAGATCTGACCTAGAATTAAATGTAGCAGCACCTCTCATCTCAAGCTACGGCTCCCTTGCAGATCCATTCCAGGCAGGTGCACAAGGGAGCAACCAACACAGTTATTCCCTTAGGGAGTCTAGCAAAATCAATAAAGGCCAAATGCAAGAGAAAAAAGCACAGCCATGGAAGGAAGAAGGGTTTGATCCAAGGGATCAGGCAATGAGATAGAGCTCTTATGCACTTTCGATGCCTGGAGGATGTCATTTTCAGAAGGCATTGCAATGAAAGTTGCTAACTTTTTGTGGGTGGAGAGAGATATTTTGATTATGTGATTAATTCTTACATATTAAAAAGTCAATTGTTTTCAACCAACCACAATAAACTAAAATACTAAATGGTTATGTACAGACATCAGCCAAAACGTCATCaagtttatttaaattcagTGAATAATTTAACCAccaaaaattattactttgcagtaaattctttaaataaaaaaattgcatcttttttttacaattataaatTATGTCCAACTAATTTGTTTTAACAGTTttctatttgaaataaaaacattcaatttttttaattttaaaagaaataaaatatttcatgatttataatagtttatttgatttttttttacaaaatgaatTGTGTTAAATAagggtttaaaattaaaataaatttcttaaaattcaaaatatagtgaaaattttttaaagttttttttaaaaaaattatccaaTAATTACATTTAACGAAAATCATATCAATATATTAAATGACAAGCGACTAAAGAAGTTGAATTTTAAGGAAGAGATGTCTCTGTCAATATAGAATAGAATCTTTACTATATATAATTTCTTTCTTTGGTCGTTGGAGTAGTTGACCATTTGTAGATAATTTTCACCGTCCAATTTAGATTGTGAATcaaatttaatcaattaatttcaatttttaaatgaaattataattttaaattaaaaaaattgattctttgtaaattaaaattaaaattgaatagaaactgattgatttaatttacaatttgatttaatttcagtttgattttttatttttaaaataaattattttataagattATGACgcttaaaattaatgtataaacgagttaaattattaaattaagttcTTCTTTTGAGTCCAAATCATGAGAAAAAAATACTGAAGGTTGCACAAAGGATTcgactttttatttatttatttatttttattttctagttgtACTTATTAAACATCAAGAATGTGGAAAAGATTCCCATCTTAATTATATTCTTAATTAGGTAATTAATCAATTCAAGTAGCCAAATCTTTTTACCAAATTCCAACAAATTTTTGACTTCTATTGCACACATGCCATttgcttttaattaaaaaaaatattattttaaatatatttataaaaaactattaaatttaaatttattatattttagcaCTCAGAATCCtaatctaataataaataaatataagtaaATTTGAGATATCTCAATTTTATCATTTCAATTCCTTCATTTCAATCCCtaatttttgatttttaaaaaaaattattcataatttaatgataaataaatatgagagatcTCAATTTTATCtccaattcttaatttttaattaaaaaaatttattagattttaattattaaaaattgttaaaatacattatatctaattattttttagtgatattttaaaatgtaatttgtaaaaaagataataatctCAATCTCCAAATCTATTAACGATGATGACGTAGGCCTTAGAGGCGTTATGAATTTACTAAATctagtaaattaaatttaaattattattttaaattaatttgttaaaaaaatatttcatacatcaaatcaaaataataatttaaattattatatttaacaaattctttagagtcatattatcgtctttaataatttattacgtcaaatatttaattcttcTCTTTGATTTAAATTATCAAGAAAAGCGTCAACTGACTCAGAAATTTTAGCACCAACCCTCAATTATTATTTTCGAATGTAGTGACTCCCACGTCTAAGTTTGGCAACATTTTGacttgaattttcttttttttttcaacttgcATTTTTTAATTcgtattttaatttatcatgggtagttttaaaatattaatttaatttttttactaaaatgCAATTGAATATtgcaattaaaataatattaatattttcactaaaattttataatataattctttttaaataaaatcaaaaattgatataatataatataaaatttatatttattcagatacatTTATCACTACATTAAATctataaatgtaaattttatattataaatttttaattatatatatttatatgttaaaatattatatatgctttagaaatcaattaaaaaaatttaaaccttaaaaatattaaaattttatcagttttatttttttatataaataatttcttaaaaatgatTAACaccaaaaaaataatatattaaagtattttactGAATTTATATGCATGTTTATCTGTGACTTTAAACACGACATACCTATGTGTTTACCTTTTGGCTT
This region of Manihot esculenta cultivar AM560-2 chromosome 10, M.esculenta_v8, whole genome shotgun sequence genomic DNA includes:
- the LOC110624846 gene encoding ribulose bisphosphate carboxylase/oxygenase activase, chloroplastic isoform X2, translating into MAATISTVGAVNRAPLALNGTGAASSVPTSAFLGSSLKKVSTRFPTFKVSSGSFKVSAEYDEQKQTEGDRWGGLGTDQSDDQQDIARGKGMVDSLFQAPMGTGTHHAIMNSYEYLSAGLRQYNLDNNMDGFYIAPAFMDKLVVHITKNYMTLPNIKVPLILGIWGGKGQGKSFQCELVFAKMGINPIMMSAGELESGNAGEPAKLIRQRYREAADIIKKKGKMCCLFINDLDAGAGRLGGTTQYTVNNQMVNATLMNIADNPTNVQLPGMYNKEENPRVPIIVTGNDFSTLYAPLIRDGRMEKFYWAPTRDDRIGVCTGIFRTDGVPPEDIVKLVDTFPGQSIDFFGAVRARVYDDEVRKWVSGVGVETIGKKLVNSREGPPTFEQPKMNLDKLLEYGQMLVQEQENVKRVQLADKYLSEAALGEANQDSIDRGTFYG
- the LOC110624846 gene encoding ribulose bisphosphate carboxylase/oxygenase activase, chloroplastic isoform X1, encoding MAATISTVGAVNRAPLALNGTGAASSVPTSAFLGSSLKKVSTRFPTFKVSSGSFKVSAEYDEQKQTEGDRWGGLGTDQSDDQQDIARGKGMVDSLFQAPMGTGTHHAIMNSYEYLSAGLRQYNLDNNMDGFYIAPAFMDKLVVHITKNYMTLPNIKVPLILGIWGGKGQGKSFQCELVFAKMGINPIMMSAGELESGNAGEPAKLIRQRYREAADIIKKKGKMCCLFINDLDAGAGRLGGTTQYTVNNQMVNATLMNIADNPTNVQLPGMYNKEENPRVPIIVTGNDFSTLYAPLIRDGRMEKFYWAPTRDDRIGVCTGIFRTDGVPPEDIVKLVDTFPGQSIDFFGAVRARVYDDEVRKWVSGVGVETIGKKLVNSREGPPTFEQPKMNLDKLLEYGQMLVQEQENVKRVQLADKYLSEAALGEANQDSIDRGTFYGQAAQQVNIPVPEGCTDPGASNFDPTARSDDGSCTYKF